In Arthrobacter citreus, a single genomic region encodes these proteins:
- a CDS encoding transcription antiterminator: MIQLHPRSIFILEEFLKTKSVINGNYLSKFANVSSRTIRADIKMLNLLIREHGAVIQSYRGNGYLLEVLDDHSFYSFIQTHHQKNIGNHSDVPIDQNGRVLYILRRLLGSPDYIKLEDLADELYVSKSTVNNLIKDVKKLLAKYKLILEKRPNYGVSVKGDEFDIRSCMSEYYFNRDIHTPLMQNVKYMRKLFKSFEIETVKEIMLRSLKEKDMGLSDQEFENLLVHIIISIERIRSGSVITEINIDTKSIKHSKEYPISCKMLSELEKVFSIHFPYEESIYITIHLMGTKVASYPSFEVASKEETVHHMIQEILQAVFEEMNIDLQHDEELKLNMAEHLYVALNRIKYGLNVRNPIIQDIKTQYPLAFEAGLIASKVISDKINKEIEEGETGYLAIHLGASIERQKKNRKQKRCLIVCATGKGSAQLLKYKLIEHFGGTLDIVDIVSYYNLKDSILEGQIDFIISTVTIDQDITVPVIKVNTILGKDDVSKIKNKIFQQHSGDISVHVKSELVFLQQQMDSREEVIRFLSDKIVDLQLGDAPFCASVMEREACSSTAFGNLVAIPHPIKNMSHETFIAFCTLAKPVDWGGTPVQLICLFSVQKDNKSDLQYLYDFLYNILDNKSTVDKIIGCTSHKEFNKLMHVR; this comes from the coding sequence TTGATTCAATTGCATCCTCGGTCAATTTTTATACTGGAGGAATTTCTTAAAACAAAGTCGGTCATTAATGGAAATTACCTTTCAAAATTTGCAAATGTATCCTCTCGTACGATTCGAGCCGATATAAAAATGTTAAATTTGCTCATTCGTGAACACGGTGCGGTTATTCAATCCTACAGAGGAAATGGATATCTGTTAGAAGTCCTAGATGATCATTCATTTTATTCGTTTATTCAAACACACCATCAAAAAAATATCGGGAACCATTCTGATGTTCCCATCGACCAGAATGGCCGTGTTTTATATATCTTAAGAAGGTTGCTCGGTTCGCCAGATTATATAAAGTTAGAAGACTTGGCAGATGAGCTTTACGTTAGCAAATCTACTGTGAATAATTTAATAAAAGATGTAAAGAAGTTATTGGCAAAATATAAATTAATTCTGGAGAAACGACCAAACTACGGAGTAAGCGTAAAAGGTGATGAATTTGATATCCGCTCTTGCATGTCCGAGTATTACTTCAATCGCGATATCCACACTCCGCTTATGCAAAATGTAAAATATATGCGGAAGCTGTTCAAATCCTTTGAAATAGAAACGGTCAAAGAAATTATGCTACGTTCCCTAAAGGAAAAAGACATGGGACTATCTGACCAGGAGTTTGAAAATTTATTAGTGCACATTATCATATCCATTGAAAGAATCCGAAGTGGCAGTGTAATAACAGAAATAAATATCGACACGAAATCTATTAAACATTCAAAGGAATATCCAATTTCTTGCAAAATGTTATCTGAACTGGAAAAAGTATTTTCTATTCACTTTCCATATGAAGAAAGTATTTATATAACCATCCACTTAATGGGAACAAAGGTGGCGAGCTATCCATCATTCGAGGTAGCTTCAAAAGAGGAAACAGTGCATCATATGATACAAGAAATTCTTCAAGCCGTTTTTGAAGAAATGAATATAGATTTACAGCATGATGAAGAACTGAAGCTTAATATGGCGGAACATTTATATGTAGCATTAAATCGGATCAAATATGGGCTGAATGTGAGAAATCCAATCATTCAGGATATCAAAACACAATATCCCTTAGCCTTCGAAGCCGGCTTAATTGCATCTAAAGTCATTAGCGACAAGATAAACAAAGAAATTGAAGAAGGCGAAACCGGATATTTAGCCATTCATTTAGGTGCGTCCATCGAGAGGCAGAAAAAGAACAGAAAACAAAAGCGTTGTTTAATCGTTTGTGCAACAGGAAAAGGAAGTGCCCAGCTGCTTAAATACAAATTAATTGAGCATTTTGGGGGAACTTTGGATATTGTCGACATCGTAAGCTATTATAACTTGAAAGATTCTATATTAGAGGGGCAGATTGATTTTATTATTAGTACTGTGACAATCGATCAGGATATAACTGTGCCTGTTATAAAAGTAAACACAATTCTAGGAAAAGATGATGTTAGTAAAATCAAAAATAAAATATTTCAACAACACAGCGGGGACATCAGTGTCCATGTAAAGAGTGAACTAGTCTTTTTACAACAGCAAATGGATTCAAGAGAGGAAGTCATCCGTTTTTTAAGTGATAAGATTGTTGATTTACAGCTGGGTGACGCTCCCTTCTGTGCTTCCGTCATGGAGCGTGAAGCATGCTCTTCTACAGCCTTCGGTAACCTTGTAGCAATACCTCACCCTATCAAAAATATGAGCCATGAGACGTTTATAGCGTTTTGTACTTTAGCCAAGCCAGTAGATTGGGGTGGAACTCCTGTACAATTGATTTGCTTATTTAGCGTACAGAAAGACAATAAGAGTGATCTGCAATATTTATATGATTTCCTATACAACATTCTCGATAATAAAAGTACTGTCGATAAAATAATCGGCTGCACCAGTCATAAAGAGTTTAATAAATTGATGCATGTTAGATAG
- a CDS encoding phosphotransferase, which yields MYIEAIINDLSGMSLFHKSDLKYTQLAGGTTSNIYLLSNSNNDAKYIVKLNDPQVLESESFFLNFYYKVNLLPNLLFVEKSFSYLVYPFIQGNTNYDRDNKKNLLKSLVEQLINHYEPYPNAPGWGWADDLTDSWTNFLMSRTTEANKILDSHLLKKDHNLILSIVNNTNRMIIQGDPFLIHGDCGVHNFIFNKGELNGVIDPTPVFGDPLYDLIYAFCSSPDNLTKDTFYYAASHLKFLQNTDARYLFEEVLVGLYLRLATCIKFHPEDLNEYLVAWNYWKDLVEST from the coding sequence ATGTATATAGAAGCAATAATAAATGATTTATCAGGGATGAGTTTATTTCATAAAAGTGATCTTAAGTACACCCAACTAGCTGGTGGAACAACAAGCAATATCTATCTACTAAGCAATAGTAATAACGATGCCAAATATATCGTTAAATTAAATGATCCTCAAGTATTAGAGTCAGAATCTTTTTTTCTGAATTTCTATTATAAGGTGAATTTATTACCAAATTTACTTTTTGTTGAAAAATCATTTAGCTATTTAGTTTATCCTTTCATTCAAGGAAACACGAACTATGATAGAGATAACAAAAAAAACTTATTAAAATCACTTGTTGAACAGCTGATAAATCATTATGAACCTTATCCTAATGCTCCCGGTTGGGGCTGGGCAGATGATTTAACGGATTCTTGGACAAATTTTCTTATGAGTAGAACTACAGAAGCTAATAAAATTTTAGATTCTCATTTACTTAAAAAAGATCATAATCTTATCCTTTCAATAGTTAACAATACAAATCGAATGATAATTCAAGGGGATCCATTTTTAATCCATGGTGATTGTGGTGTACATAATTTTATTTTTAATAAGGGCGAGTTAAATGGAGTAATTGATCCTACTCCCGTTTTCGGGGATCCGCTTTATGATCTAATCTATGCATTTTGTTCTTCACCAGATAATCTAACAAAAGATACATTTTATTATGCAGCGAGTCATTTAAAATTTTTACAAAACACTGATGCGAGATATCTATTTGAAGAAGTATTAGTCGGATTATATCTTAGGCTAGCTACATGCATAAAGTTTCATCCAGAGGATTTAAACGAATATCTAGTAGCTTGGAATTATTGGAAAGATCTAGTCGAATCTACATAA